The Paenibacillus sp. YPG26 genome includes a window with the following:
- a CDS encoding stage V sporulation protein AB, producing the protein MTLALSWIFSLFLGLAGGIAVGGGVIALFVVLDIIPRLAQLSRSYEKVHWYEGAMVSGSVVGTVADFWNIKLGLPFEIINGWIGLLNGIFIGMLAAALTEVLNVLPILAKRLHMKRYLFGLLLAMVFGKVAGSLFEWFVYNR; encoded by the coding sequence ATGACGCTGGCTCTGTCATGGATCTTCTCCCTGTTCCTGGGTTTGGCCGGGGGGATTGCCGTCGGGGGCGGAGTCATCGCCCTGTTCGTGGTACTGGATATCATTCCTCGTCTGGCCCAGCTTAGCCGCTCTTATGAGAAAGTGCATTGGTATGAAGGAGCTATGGTCAGCGGATCTGTTGTGGGTACGGTGGCTGACTTTTGGAATATCAAGCTAGGCCTGCCTTTCGAAATTATTAACGGTTGGATTGGCCTTCTGAATGGAATCTTCATCGGGATGCTGGCAGCGGCATTGACGGAAGTGCTGAACGTACTGCCTATTCTGGCAAAAAGACTTCATATGAAGCGCTACCTGTTCGGATTGCTGCTGGCTATGGTATTCGGGAAGGTAGCGGGGTCGTTGTTTGAATGGTTTGTGTATAACCGATAG
- a CDS encoding spore germination protein: MTEQEMDRQEEEMQGPPPEFDPGEEQDRTESGTEEADRPNKVEAERSNNVEESVIYWQKADRISQNLDTTRKTLVKVIGLDESFDVNFREMTFGGCKTGLFFITGFAKDDIMQEIIKRLTYLTPESLSGDALGDFFEFYIPHIQVSKVKKLSEVINKVMTGMSALFIDGEEAAIVMDTRSYPVRSPEEPSLERVVRGARDGFTETLLTNVALVRRRLRDPGLKFEYIQVGRRTRTDVSIAYIDDIVDKAQVDAIREKIKSVDIDGLPLADKQLEEAAVNSGWNPYPLVRYSERPDVVAAHIMEGRVVLIVDTSPSAIILPTTFFDLCQHAEENRQTATMGTYLRWVRFAGILASLFLLPLWLLVVVHPEIKPAALSFIGPQANAKLPLIMQFLLVEFGVDLMRMAAVHTPTPLASAMGLIAAILIGDIAVKTGLFVNEVVLYMAVAAIGMFATPSYELGLANRLVRLLLLISVALFGVPGFVGGVTLFVVLLTIRRSYNSSYLWPFIPFNAKAMFAFLFRVPVSYSKKRPSFNKTRDNTRMPREN; encoded by the coding sequence ATGACAGAACAAGAGATGGACCGTCAGGAGGAGGAAATGCAGGGGCCCCCACCGGAATTTGACCCTGGCGAAGAACAGGACCGCACAGAATCGGGAACCGAGGAAGCAGATCGTCCGAATAAGGTTGAAGCGGAGAGATCAAACAATGTAGAAGAGTCCGTTATCTACTGGCAGAAGGCGGATCGGATCAGCCAAAATCTGGATACAACAAGAAAAACTCTTGTCAAAGTGATTGGACTTGATGAGAGTTTTGATGTGAATTTTCGTGAGATGACCTTTGGCGGCTGCAAGACGGGGCTGTTCTTCATTACCGGCTTTGCCAAGGATGACATTATGCAGGAAATTATCAAGCGCTTGACCTATCTGACCCCTGAATCTTTGTCCGGTGATGCCCTGGGGGATTTCTTCGAATTCTATATCCCTCATATTCAGGTCTCCAAGGTGAAGAAGCTGAGTGAGGTTATTAATAAAGTCATGACCGGAATGAGCGCGCTCTTCATAGACGGTGAAGAAGCTGCGATCGTGATGGACACCCGTTCTTATCCGGTACGAAGCCCCGAAGAGCCTTCACTCGAGCGGGTGGTCCGCGGGGCAAGGGACGGCTTCACCGAGACACTGCTTACCAACGTTGCACTTGTAAGGCGTAGACTCCGGGATCCCGGCCTCAAATTTGAATATATCCAGGTAGGGAGGAGAACAAGGACCGATGTCAGCATAGCTTATATTGACGATATCGTTGACAAGGCTCAGGTTGATGCGATTCGTGAGAAGATCAAATCGGTGGACATCGATGGTCTGCCGCTGGCGGATAAGCAGCTGGAGGAGGCCGCAGTGAACAGCGGTTGGAACCCGTATCCGCTTGTGCGATATTCCGAGCGTCCCGATGTGGTGGCGGCGCACATTATGGAAGGGCGGGTCGTGCTGATTGTGGACACTTCACCAAGTGCTATCATTCTTCCGACAACCTTTTTTGATCTGTGTCAGCATGCCGAGGAGAACCGACAGACGGCAACGATGGGAACCTACTTAAGATGGGTTCGGTTCGCCGGAATCCTCGCATCCTTGTTCCTGCTCCCTTTATGGCTGCTTGTGGTTGTTCATCCGGAGATCAAGCCTGCCGCGCTCTCGTTCATTGGTCCTCAGGCGAACGCCAAGCTGCCTTTAATTATGCAGTTCCTGCTGGTTGAGTTCGGCGTTGACCTGATGCGGATGGCTGCCGTTCATACGCCGACCCCGCTTGCTTCCGCCATGGGCTTGATTGCAGCGATACTCATCGGGGATATCGCCGTGAAGACGGGCTTGTTCGTCAACGAAGTCGTTCTGTATATGGCTGTAGCGGCCATTGGGATGTTCGCTACCCCGAGCTATGAGCTGGGACTAGCGAACAGGCTGGTCAGGCTGCTGCTGCTGATCTCGGTTGCGCTGTTTGGAGTTCCTGGGTTTGTTGGCGGAGTGACCTTGTTTGTTGTTTTACTCACCATCCGCCGATCTTACAATTCATCCTATCTGTGGCCGTTTATACCTTTTAATGCAAAAGCGATGTTCGCCTTTCTGTTCCGTGTGCCTGTAAGCTATTCGAAGAAACGTCCTTCCTTCAACAAAACGAGGGACAACACCAGAATGCCGCGCGAGAACTGA